The following proteins are co-located in the Sphaeramia orbicularis chromosome 24, fSphaOr1.1, whole genome shotgun sequence genome:
- the aldh8a1 gene encoding 2-aminomuconic semialdehyde dehydrogenase — protein MAQTLEQRSHLVLENYIGGQFVPCRSYIDSYNPSTGEVYCKVPDSGEEEVEAAVAAAKEAFPEWSARSAEQRAKVLNKLADLIDANLEELAQAESRDQGKTVTFARTVDIPRSAYNFRFFASSVLHHTTDCSQMDHMGCLNYTIRCPVGVAGLISPWNLPLYLLTWKIAPAIATGNTVVAKPSEMTSVTAWMICKLMGQAGVPPGVVNMVFGTGPKAGHALVGHPEVPLISFTGSTATAQRITERSAPYCKKLSLELGGKNPAIIFADADLDQCIETTVRSSFSNQGEICLCTSRIYVERSIYSTFLERFVAAARKWKTGVPSDPSSNNGALISKEHLQKVQSFVELAKSEGGIVHCGEGVDQLHLPAANANGYFMPATVISGISDSSRVMQEEIFGPVTCISPFDTEDEAVSKGNGVRYGLAATVWSRDVGKVHRVAKRLQAGLVWTNCWLVRDLNLPFGGMKNSGVGREGGKDSYHFFTEVKSITIKH, from the exons ATGGCTCAGACACTGGAGCAGCGGTCACACCTGGTGCTGGAGAACTACATTGGAGGTCAGTTTGTCCCATGTCGGAGCTACATCGACTCCTACAACCCGTCCACTGGAGAGGTCTACTGCAAAGTACCGGACAGTGGAGAGGAGGAG GTGGAGGCAGCAGTGGCAGCAGCTAAAGAAGCCTTTCCTGAATGGTCGGCCCGAAGCGCAGAGCAGCGGGCGAAGGTCCTCAACAAACTGGCTGACCTGATTGATGCCAATCTGGAGGAGCTCGCCCAAGCTGAATCCAGAGACCAAG GTAAAACTGTGACATTTGCACGGACTGTGGACATCCCCAGGTCTGCGTACAACTTCCGCTTCTTTGCGTCGTCGGTGCTCCACCACACCACAGACTGCAGCCAGATGGATCACATGGGCTGCCTCAACTACACCATCCGCTGCCCTGTGGGAGTGG CTGGTCTCATCAGCCCCTGGAATCTACCCCTGTACCTCCTGACGTGGAAGATTGCCCCTGCGATCGCTACTGGCAACACCGTGGTCGCCAAACCCAGCGAGATGACCTCTGTGACTGCCTGGATGATATGCAAACTGATGGGGCAGGCTG GCGTTCCTCCAGGAGTTGTGAACATGGTATTCGGTACTGGTCCAAAGGCAGGCCACGCCCTCGTCGGCCACCCTGAGGTCCCACTGATTTCCTTCACCGGTTCCACAGCCACTGCCCAGAGAATCACAGAGCGGAGCGCCCCCTACTGTAAGAAGCTCTCTCTGGAGCTTGGAGGGAAAAACCCTGCCATCATTTTTGCTGATGCAGACCTAGACCAGTGCATCGAAACTACAGTTCGCTCCAGCTTCTCCAACCAG GGTGAGATCTGCTTGTGCACCAGTAGAATTTATGTAGAGAGGAGCATTTACTCCACGTTTCTGGAAAGGTTTGTAGCTGCAGCCAGGAAGTGGAAGACAGGCGTACCCTCGGACCCCAGCAGCAACAACGGGGCCCTGATCAGCAAAGAACACCTACAGAAG GTTCAAAGTTTTGTGGAATTAGCCAAATCAGAGGGTGGTATCGTCCACTGTGGCGAGGGCGTGGACCAGCTGCACCTCCCTGCAGCCAACGCTAACGGCTACTTTATGCCCGCCACCGTCATCTCAGGCATCTCTGACAGCTCCCGAGTTATGCAAGAGGAGATCTTTGGCCCCGTCACCTGTATCAGCCCCTTTGACACTGAAGACGAAGCTGTTTCCAAGGGCAACGGTGTGCGTTATGGTCTGGCGGCCACCGTGTGGTCACGAGATGTGGGGAAAGTGCACCGAGTGGCCAAGCGGCTCCAAGCGGGTCTGGTGTGGACCAACTGTTGGCTGGTGAGGGATCTGAACCTGCCGTTCGGAGGGATGAAGAACTCAGGTgtagggagggagggggggaagGATTCCTACCACTTCTTCACAGAAGTGAAGAGTATCACCATCAAACACTGA